One genomic window of Streptococcus mitis includes the following:
- the recU gene encoding Holliday junction resolvase RecU, which translates to MVNYPHKISSKKSQTSISQPKNFANRGMTFEKMINATNDYYLTHDMAVIHKKPTPVQIVRVDYPQRSRAKIVEAYFRQASTTDYSGVYRGHYIDFEAKETRQKNAIPMKNFHLHQIQHMEQVLEQQGICFVLLHFSSRQETYLLPALDLIRFYHQDKGQKSMPLGYIQEYGYLVKQGAFPQIPYLDIIKEHLLGGKTR; encoded by the coding sequence ATGGTCAACTATCCTCATAAAATTTCATCAAAAAAAAGCCAAACATCCATTTCTCAACCAAAAAATTTCGCAAATCGAGGAATGACTTTTGAAAAGATGATCAACGCTACAAACGACTACTATCTGACGCATGATATGGCAGTTATCCATAAAAAGCCAACGCCTGTTCAAATCGTTCGAGTAGACTATCCTCAACGTAGTCGAGCCAAAATTGTAGAAGCCTATTTTAGACAAGCTTCCACAACAGATTACTCTGGCGTATATAGAGGACATTACATTGACTTTGAAGCCAAGGAAACGCGGCAAAAAAATGCTATCCCAATGAAGAACTTCCATCTTCACCAGATTCAACATATGGAACAAGTTCTAGAACAGCAGGGCATTTGCTTCGTACTGCTTCATTTTTCTTCTCGACAAGAAACTTATTTGTTGCCGGCACTTGATTTGATTCGCTTTTATCATCAAGATAAGGGCCAAAAATCAATGCCACTTGGATATATTCAAGAATACGGATATTTAGTAAAGCAAGGAGCTTTCCCTCAAATTCCCTATCTCGATATTATCAAAGAACATTTACTAGGTGGTAAAACAAGATGA
- a CDS encoding DUF1273 domain-containing protein, giving the protein MTTALIMGYSSFDLGLFNEKDIRLRIIKKAIRRDLESLAEEGIKWLVFTGNLGFESWVLDVANEMKDEYDFSLATIFDFETHGENWNEANQLKLGQFKQVDFVKYAYPKYEHMGQLRDYQRFLLENTDFAYFFYDPENETKLKFIDNLMKNQEGYRIKRLTFEDLNELAENFSEK; this is encoded by the coding sequence ATGACTACAGCTTTAATTATGGGATATTCTAGTTTTGACTTGGGTTTGTTTAATGAAAAAGATATCAGGTTAAGAATTATAAAGAAAGCCATTCGCCGTGATTTAGAAAGTTTAGCAGAAGAAGGGATTAAATGGCTGGTCTTTACAGGAAACTTGGGATTTGAATCTTGGGTGCTTGATGTCGCAAATGAAATGAAAGACGAATATGATTTTAGCCTAGCGACCATTTTTGATTTTGAAACACACGGGGAAAATTGGAATGAAGCGAATCAGCTTAAACTTGGCCAATTTAAGCAGGTCGATTTTGTCAAATATGCCTATCCTAAATATGAACATATGGGGCAACTACGAGACTACCAACGATTTTTGCTGGAAAATACTGACTTCGCTTATTTTTTCTATGACCCAGAAAATGAGACCAAATTAAAATTTATAGACAATTTGATGAAAAATCAGGAAGGTTATCGCATAAAAAGGTTAACGTTTGAAGACTTAAATGAGCTAGCAGAAAATTTTTCTGAAAAGTAA
- the gpsB gene encoding cell division regulator GpsB codes for MASIIFSAKDIFEQEFGREVRGYSKVEVDEFLDDVIKDYETYAALVKSLRQEIAELKEELSRKPESATVQAEPLEMTATTSMTNFDILKRLNRLEKEVFGKQILDNSDL; via the coding sequence ATGGCAAGTATTATTTTTTCAGCAAAAGATATTTTTGAGCAAGAGTTTGGACGTGAAGTTCGTGGATATAGTAAGGTTGAAGTTGATGAATTTTTGGACGATGTCATCAAGGACTACGAAACTTATGCTGCCTTAGTCAAGTCTCTCCGTCAAGAAATTGCAGAGTTGAAGGAAGAATTGTCTCGCAAACCTGAATCTGCAACGGTTCAAGCAGAACCACTTGAAATGACAGCTACAACTTCTATGACGAATTTTGATATTTTGAAACGACTAAATCGTCTTGAGAAAGAAGTGTTTGGTAAACAAATTTTGGATAACTCTGATTTATAA